A genomic region of Paenibacillus sp. PL2-23 contains the following coding sequences:
- a CDS encoding small acid-soluble spore protein P — protein MSKPRSVPNPDAVPHNEKKRQDDDSGMPTPISGSKKVKKKNHVSHLNPEG, from the coding sequence ATGAGCAAACCTAGAAGCGTACCGAATCCGGATGCCGTTCCCCATAACGAGAAGAAGCGGCAGGATGACGACAGCGGCATGCCTACGCCAATTTCCGGTTCCAAAAAGGTGAAGAAAAAAAATCACGTCAGCCATCTGAACCCGGAGGGTTAG
- the serS gene encoding serine--tRNA ligase, translating to MLDVKLLRTEFQKVEQALKNRGASLDLIAGFPELDQKRREVIQETEQLKNRRNTVSQEVAKLKKTGGDAEALIVEMREVGDRIKALDDELREMDVQVDELMLSIPNIPNESVPVGASEEENVELRRVGELPQFGFEPKAHYDIAQELGILDFERAAKVTGSRFTFYRGLGARLERALISFMMDLHSDKHGYEEILPPYIVNRDSLIGTGQLPKFEEDLFKLKDTEYYLIPTAEVPVTNIHREEILDADALPKNFVAYSACFRSEAGSAGRDTRGLIRQHQFNKIELVKLVKPEDSYDELEKLTSDAEKVLQLLGLPYRVLTLCTGDMGFTSAKTYDLEVWIPSANTYREISSCSNFEDFQARRAGIRFRREPKSKPEFVHTLNGSGLAVGRTVAALLENYQQEDGSVVIPEVLRPYMGGIDVIAAR from the coding sequence ATGTTGGATGTCAAATTGTTACGTACAGAGTTCCAGAAGGTGGAGCAAGCGCTGAAGAATCGTGGTGCATCGCTTGACCTGATTGCGGGCTTCCCTGAGCTGGATCAGAAGCGCCGCGAGGTGATTCAGGAGACGGAGCAGCTTAAGAATCGCCGTAATACGGTGTCGCAGGAAGTAGCGAAGCTGAAAAAAACGGGCGGGGACGCTGAGGCGCTTATTGTCGAGATGCGCGAGGTAGGCGACCGGATCAAAGCGCTTGACGACGAGCTGCGCGAGATGGATGTCCAAGTGGACGAGCTGATGCTGAGCATTCCGAACATTCCGAATGAGTCCGTGCCGGTTGGCGCGTCTGAGGAAGAAAATGTGGAGCTGCGTCGTGTCGGCGAGCTGCCGCAGTTCGGCTTCGAGCCGAAGGCGCACTACGATATCGCGCAGGAGCTGGGCATTCTCGACTTCGAGCGTGCGGCGAAGGTGACAGGCTCGCGCTTCACGTTCTACAGAGGGCTGGGCGCAAGGCTGGAGCGAGCGCTGATCAGCTTCATGATGGATCTGCACAGCGACAAGCATGGCTACGAGGAGATTCTGCCTCCGTATATCGTGAATCGCGACAGCTTGATTGGTACAGGGCAGCTGCCGAAGTTCGAGGAGGATCTGTTCAAGCTGAAGGATACCGAATATTATCTCATCCCGACAGCTGAGGTGCCGGTGACGAATATTCATCGGGAGGAAATCCTGGATGCCGACGCGCTGCCTAAAAATTTCGTGGCATACAGCGCCTGCTTCCGCTCCGAAGCGGGCTCGGCGGGCCGGGATACGCGCGGCCTGATTCGCCAGCATCAGTTCAACAAGATCGAGCTGGTGAAGCTGGTGAAGCCGGAGGATTCCTATGACGAGCTGGAGAAGCTGACGAGCGACGCGGAGAAGGTGCTGCAGCTGCTTGGCTTGCCATACCGCGTGCTGACGCTGTGTACGGGAGACATGGGCTTCACATCGGCGAAGACGTACGATCTGGAGGTATGGATTCCTAGCGCGAATACATATCGCGAAATTTCGTCCTGCTCCAACTTCGAGGACTTCCAGGCACGCCGAGCGGGCATCCGCTTCCGCCGGGAGCCGAAGAGCAAGCCGGAGTTCGTGCACACGCTGAATGGCTCTGGGCTGGCGGTTGGCCGTACGGTAGCCGCCTTGCTGGAGAACTATCAGCAGGAGGATGGCTCGGTCGTAATTCCGGAGGTGCTGCGTCCTTATATGGGCGGCATTGACGTAATTGCCGCTCGTTAA
- the pdxT gene encoding pyridoxal 5'-phosphate synthase glutaminase subunit PdxT → MKIGVLALQGAVAEHMRSLEAAGAEAVAVKRVEQLEELHGLVIPGGESTTIGKLMRKYDFMDAIRGFSAHGKPLFGTCAGLIVLANEIEGQEEAHLQLMNMTVARNAFGRQRESFETDLEVKGIDEPVRAVFIRAPLIKSVGEGVEVLSEYKGEIVTARQGTLLAASYHPELTDDYRLHEYFVGMVKEAAAARA, encoded by the coding sequence ATGAAGATTGGCGTTCTGGCGCTGCAAGGCGCTGTAGCGGAGCATATGCGAAGCTTGGAGGCGGCGGGCGCGGAGGCGGTCGCTGTTAAACGGGTGGAGCAGCTGGAGGAGCTGCACGGTCTGGTTATTCCAGGCGGGGAGAGCACGACGATCGGCAAGCTGATGCGCAAGTATGACTTCATGGATGCGATTCGCGGATTCTCGGCCCACGGCAAGCCGCTGTTCGGCACATGCGCGGGGCTGATTGTATTGGCTAATGAGATTGAGGGCCAGGAAGAGGCGCATCTGCAGCTGATGAATATGACGGTGGCGCGCAATGCGTTCGGCCGTCAGCGCGAGAGCTTCGAGACGGATCTTGAGGTGAAGGGCATTGACGAGCCGGTACGTGCGGTGTTCATTCGCGCGCCATTGATCAAGTCGGTAGGTGAAGGCGTGGAGGTCTTGTCCGAATACAAGGGCGAGATTGTGACGGCAAGGCAAGGCACGCTGCTGGCGGCGTCTTATCATCCTGAGCTGACGGATGATTATAGGCTGCATGAATATTTTGTCGGCATGGTGAAGGAAGCGGCTGCTGCCCGGGCATAA
- the pdxS gene encoding pyridoxal 5'-phosphate synthase lyase subunit PdxS — METGTSRVKRGMAEMQKGGVIMDVMNAEQAKVAEAAGATAVMALERVPSDIRAAGGVARMADPTIVEEVMKVVSIPVMAKARIGHYVEAKVLESMGVDYIDESEVLTPADEVFHISKNEFTIPFVCGAKDLGEALRRIQEGAAMLRTKGEPGTGNIVEAVRHLRLINGQIRKIQGLSKDELYNEAKVLGVPYDLLLGVHETGKLPVVNFAAGGVATPSDAALMMHLGADGVFVGSGIFKSDNPEKFARAIVEATTHYTDYKLIAEVSKNIGTPMKGIEISKLHAAERMQDRGI, encoded by the coding sequence ATGGAAACAGGTACATCGCGCGTCAAACGCGGTATGGCAGAAATGCAAAAAGGCGGCGTCATCATGGACGTTATGAACGCCGAGCAAGCGAAGGTTGCGGAAGCGGCAGGCGCAACGGCGGTTATGGCGCTTGAGCGCGTGCCTTCCGATATTCGCGCAGCAGGCGGCGTAGCCCGTATGGCTGACCCGACCATCGTTGAAGAGGTTATGAAGGTCGTTTCTATTCCGGTTATGGCGAAAGCCCGTATCGGCCACTATGTAGAAGCGAAGGTATTGGAATCGATGGGCGTGGACTACATCGATGAGAGCGAAGTGCTCACGCCGGCGGACGAAGTGTTCCACATCAGCAAGAACGAGTTCACGATTCCGTTCGTATGCGGAGCGAAGGACCTGGGCGAAGCGCTTCGCCGTATTCAAGAGGGAGCGGCTATGCTTCGTACGAAGGGCGAGCCAGGCACGGGCAACATCGTGGAGGCTGTGCGCCATCTTCGTCTGATCAATGGCCAGATTCGCAAGATTCAAGGCTTGTCGAAGGACGAGCTCTATAATGAAGCGAAAGTGCTGGGCGTGCCTTACGACCTGCTGCTCGGCGTTCATGAGACTGGCAAGCTGCCGGTTGTTAACTTCGCGGCAGGCGGCGTAGCGACACCTTCCGACGCGGCTCTGATGATGCACCTGGGCGCTGACGGCGTATTCGTAGGCTCCGGCATCTTCAAATCCGACAATCCGGAGAAGTTCGCCCGCGCAATCGTGGAAGCGACAACTCATTATACGGATTACAAGCTGATCGCGGAAGTGTCGAAGAACATCGGCACGCCGATGAAAGGCATCGAGATCAGCAAGCTGCATGCTGCTGAGCGTATGCAGGACCGCGGCATCTAA
- a CDS encoding D-alanyl-D-alanine carboxypeptidase family protein, whose product MLQLAVAKLLGKGETTLKVMGRPVRWLSVTAACLALWVAVLSLGAPSALAVGFDNRPSTENALGLQVKSAILIEAESGQVLFEVEPDLPLPIASMTKLMTEYLVLNEIKNGRMKWEDIVSVHPEAANTDPSESQIYLAAGDQHSVRDLYIAMAVGSANDATKALAIQVSGSLAAFIEKMNATAGELGLTSAYFTSVTGFEDTTVMSAKDIARLSRHILLEHPDFLEYSSLQEYKFRERDTKPMINFNYMLGSNVNNEYLRHLAYEGVDGMKTGFINAAGYNFTGTVKKGDIRYISVVMDTSTKDARFYETAKLYNYAYATFEKKTVLPPKSVVETVETVKIKKGKLKEIPVVTDKDITFMVMKGKESQIEMKGFELVPESELVAPIAAGTKVGTVTYTYADEATGQNLEYTVNLVTTEEAEKAGWFKLFFRAIGDFFSNLFNGILDLF is encoded by the coding sequence ATGTTACAATTAGCTGTGGCGAAATTATTGGGAAAAGGGGAAACGACATTGAAGGTTATGGGAAGACCGGTTCGATGGTTGTCGGTCACAGCAGCATGTCTGGCATTGTGGGTTGCTGTGTTGTCTCTGGGTGCGCCGAGCGCTCTGGCTGTAGGGTTCGACAATAGGCCCAGCACGGAGAATGCGTTAGGCCTGCAGGTGAAGTCCGCCATTCTAATCGAAGCGGAATCGGGGCAAGTGCTGTTCGAGGTTGAGCCGGATCTGCCGCTTCCGATTGCAAGCATGACGAAGCTGATGACGGAGTATCTCGTATTGAATGAAATCAAGAACGGACGAATGAAGTGGGAGGATATCGTCAGCGTGCATCCTGAAGCTGCGAATACCGATCCGTCGGAATCGCAGATCTATCTGGCTGCGGGCGATCAGCATTCGGTCCGGGACTTATATATAGCGATGGCGGTTGGCTCCGCGAATGATGCAACGAAGGCGCTGGCGATTCAAGTGTCGGGCAGCCTGGCGGCTTTTATCGAGAAGATGAATGCGACGGCGGGAGAGCTGGGCTTGACCTCGGCTTATTTCACCAGTGTGACGGGCTTTGAGGATACGACGGTGATGTCGGCTAAGGATATCGCGAGATTGTCTCGTCATATTCTGCTGGAGCATCCCGACTTCCTGGAATATTCCAGTCTGCAGGAGTATAAGTTCCGCGAGCGCGACACCAAGCCGATGATTAACTTCAACTATATGCTGGGCTCGAATGTGAATAATGAATACCTGAGACACTTGGCTTATGAGGGCGTTGACGGCATGAAGACGGGCTTCATTAACGCTGCGGGCTACAACTTCACAGGAACGGTCAAAAAGGGCGATATCCGCTACATCAGTGTCGTAATGGATACCTCGACGAAGGACGCGCGCTTCTACGAAACGGCGAAGCTGTACAACTATGCGTATGCGACCTTCGAGAAAAAGACGGTGCTGCCGCCGAAATCCGTGGTAGAAACCGTGGAAACCGTCAAGATTAAGAAGGGCAAGCTGAAGGAGATTCCTGTGGTCACCGATAAGGACATTACGTTCATGGTAATGAAGGGCAAGGAGTCGCAGATCGAGATGAAGGGCTTCGAGCTGGTACCGGAGAGCGAGCTGGTTGCTCCAATCGCGGCTGGCACGAAGGTCGGAACGGTCACCTACACGTATGCGGATGAGGCGACGGGACAGAACCTGGAGTATACGGTCAATCTGGTGACGACGGAGGAAGCGGAGAAGGCCGGCTGGTTCAAGCTGTTCTTCCGCGCGATCGGCGATTTCTTCTCGAATTTGTTCAACGGCATTTTGGACTTGTTCTAA